A single region of the Neotabrizicola shimadae genome encodes:
- a CDS encoding PAS domain-containing protein, whose protein sequence is MVFFGGQEGSERGLAELRGYWEALRVDGSLPARDRIDPRGMAGALDRCFLAERIAPGLARLRLAGSALCDLLGMELRGMPLSALFLPESRMRLAAALEPVFAAPAILDARVEGEGGWGRPALRARMVVLPLTGSEGAVDVALGAICLPSDTGRAPRRLDLGRAVHERLKAPVVAPAPAFAEAHRPWRAAPGRAHLRLVKNE, encoded by the coding sequence ATGGTATTCTTCGGCGGTCAGGAGGGCAGCGAGCGCGGGCTGGCGGAACTGCGCGGCTATTGGGAGGCGCTGCGGGTGGACGGTAGCCTGCCGGCGCGGGACCGGATTGACCCACGGGGCATGGCCGGGGCGCTGGACCGCTGTTTTCTGGCCGAGCGGATCGCGCCGGGGCTGGCGCGGCTGCGGCTGGCGGGGTCTGCTCTGTGTGATCTTCTGGGAATGGAACTGCGCGGGATGCCCTTGTCGGCGCTGTTCCTGCCCGAGTCGCGGATGAGGCTGGCGGCGGCATTGGAGCCCGTCTTTGCTGCGCCGGCGATCCTGGATGCGCGGGTGGAGGGCGAAGGAGGCTGGGGCCGGCCGGCGCTGCGCGCACGGATGGTGGTGCTGCCGTTGACCGGTTCGGAGGGCGCTGTCGATGTGGCCTTGGGGGCGATCTGTCTTCCGAGCGATACAGGTCGCGCGCCGCGGCGGCTTGATCTCGGCCGCGCAGTACATGAACGGCTGAAGGCGCCGGTCGTGGCGCCGGCGCCGGCCTTTGCCGAGGCGCACCGGCCGTGGCGGGCGGCACCGGGTCGGGCGCACCTTCGTTTGGTGAAGAACGAATGA
- the gmk gene encoding guanylate kinase produces MTHGQPRRGLLLILSSPSGAGKSTMARMLMAWDPTIRFSVSATTRKPRPGEVHGQHYWFHDHDSFRALVASGGMLEHAEVFGNFYGSPRAPVEQAMSEGRDTLFDVDWQGGQQIRNSALGKDAVSVFILPPSIAELENRLKGRAQDSAEVIAGRMAKSRDEISHWAEYDYVLVNREVDETFADLKAIVTAERLRRDRQPGLNDFVRDLNTEFEAR; encoded by the coding sequence ATGACACATGGACAGCCCCGGCGCGGCCTTCTCCTGATCCTGTCCTCGCCCTCGGGCGCCGGCAAATCCACCATGGCGCGGATGCTGATGGCCTGGGACCCGACCATTCGGTTCTCGGTCTCGGCCACCACACGCAAACCGCGCCCCGGCGAGGTTCACGGCCAGCACTACTGGTTCCACGACCATGACAGCTTCCGCGCGCTGGTCGCCTCGGGCGGGATGCTGGAACATGCCGAGGTGTTCGGAAACTTCTACGGCAGTCCGCGCGCCCCGGTCGAACAGGCCATGTCCGAAGGCCGCGACACGCTGTTCGATGTGGATTGGCAGGGCGGCCAGCAGATCCGCAACTCCGCGCTCGGCAAGGACGCGGTCTCGGTCTTCATTCTTCCCCCCTCCATCGCCGAGCTGGAAAACCGCCTGAAGGGCCGCGCGCAGGACAGCGCCGAGGTGATCGCCGGCCGCATGGCAAAAAGTCGCGACGAAATCAGCCACTGGGCAGAGTATGATTATGTCCTCGTCAACCGCGAGGTGGACGAGACCTTCGCCGACCTCAAGGCCATCGTCACCGCTGAACGCCTGCGGCGCGACCGCCAGCCCGGCCTCAACGATTTCGTGCGGGACCTGAACACGGAGTTCGAAGCCAGATGA
- a CDS encoding class II 3-deoxy-7-phosphoheptulonate synthase: protein MTKGWTKSDWRAKPRIQMPDYPDSAALLATEAQLAKYPPLVFAGEARRLKKQLAEAAEGRAFLLQGGDCAESFAEFSADNIRDTFRVMLQMAVVLTYGAKVPVIKVGRMAGQFAKPRSAPTEVIDGVEYPSYRGDIINGFDATVEARRPDPARMLQAYTQAAASLNLLRAFSSGGFADIHRVHSWTLGFAEHDKAERYRELSNRISDALDFMNAAGVNSDTAHTLQTVDFYTSHEALLLEYEEALCRIDSLTGQPVAGSGHMIWIGDRTRQPDGAHVEFCRGVLNPIGLKCGPTTTAEDLKVLMSKLNPQNEAGRLTLIARFGAGKVAENLPRLIKAVREEGANVVWSCDPMHGNTIKSSSGYKTRPFNSVLSEVREFFAVHKAEGTIPGGVHFEMTGKDVTECTGGLRAVSDEDLSDRYHTACDPRLNASQSLELAFLVAEELTSLREGARRVAL from the coding sequence ATGACCAAGGGCTGGACGAAATCGGACTGGCGCGCCAAGCCGCGCATCCAGATGCCGGATTATCCCGACTCCGCGGCCCTCCTGGCGACCGAGGCTCAGCTTGCCAAGTATCCACCACTTGTGTTTGCCGGCGAAGCCCGCCGCCTGAAGAAGCAGCTGGCCGAGGCCGCGGAAGGCCGCGCCTTCCTCCTGCAGGGGGGCGACTGTGCCGAAAGCTTCGCGGAATTCTCGGCCGACAACATCCGTGACACGTTCCGCGTGATGCTGCAGATGGCGGTCGTGCTGACCTATGGTGCCAAGGTTCCAGTCATCAAGGTCGGGCGCATGGCCGGCCAGTTCGCCAAGCCCCGGTCGGCGCCGACCGAGGTGATCGACGGCGTCGAGTATCCCTCTTACAGGGGCGACATCATCAATGGCTTTGACGCCACGGTAGAGGCCCGTCGCCCCGATCCGGCCCGGATGCTTCAGGCCTATACCCAGGCCGCGGCCTCGCTGAACCTTCTGCGTGCCTTCTCCTCGGGCGGCTTCGCCGATATCCACCGCGTCCATTCCTGGACGCTTGGCTTCGCTGAACATGACAAGGCCGAACGCTACCGCGAACTGTCGAACCGCATCTCCGATGCGCTCGACTTCATGAACGCGGCAGGCGTGAACTCCGACACCGCCCACACGCTGCAGACTGTCGACTTCTACACCAGCCATGAGGCACTGCTGCTGGAGTACGAAGAAGCTCTCTGCCGCATCGACAGCCTCACCGGCCAGCCGGTCGCGGGTTCGGGCCACATGATCTGGATTGGCGACCGCACCCGCCAGCCCGACGGCGCCCATGTCGAGTTCTGCCGCGGCGTGCTGAACCCCATCGGCCTGAAATGCGGGCCGACCACCACCGCCGAAGACCTGAAGGTGCTGATGTCCAAGCTGAACCCGCAGAACGAAGCGGGCCGGCTCACGCTCATCGCCCGCTTTGGAGCAGGCAAAGTGGCCGAAAACCTGCCGCGGCTCATCAAGGCCGTGCGCGAGGAAGGCGCCAACGTCGTCTGGTCCTGCGACCCCATGCACGGCAATACGATCAAGTCTTCGAGCGGCTACAAGACCCGGCCGTTCAACTCGGTCCTGTCCGAGGTGCGCGAGTTCTTCGCGGTCCACAAGGCCGAGGGCACGATCCCCGGCGGTGTACATTTCGAGATGACGGGCAAGGACGTGACAGAATGCACCGGTGGCCTGCGTGCCGTGTCGGATGAGGATCTGTCCGACCGGTATCACACCGCCTGCGACCCGCGTCTGAACGCCAGCCAGTCGCTTGAATTGGCTTTCCTTGTGGCTGAAGAACTCACCAGCCTGCGCGAAGGTGCCCGCCGCGTCGCTCTCTGA
- a CDS encoding GlxA family transcriptional regulator: MSAPPRKATSLAQPAAARRFVFLLLDRFTMLAFASAIEPLRIANRMVGREVYRWKLAGEGGDVAICSNGAAFKLDLGLDEIDRDDVLLVCGGMDVQKATTRGVLNWLRREARRGVTIGGLCTGAYAIAKAGLLDGKKATIHWENQDGFLEEFEDVKLTKSVFVMDGNRWTTAGGTSSLDLMLKVIAADHGEDVANSVADQLIYSTIRTDQDTQRLSIPTRIGVRHPKLSQVIQMMEGNIEDPMSPAELAELVGMSTRQLERLFRRYLNRSPKRYYMELRLQKARNLLMQTDMSVINVALACGFASPSHFSKCYRAHYNTTPYRERGTQGTGAPGTGVRLSI; the protein is encoded by the coding sequence ATGTCTGCCCCCCCTCGCAAGGCCACCTCGCTGGCCCAGCCGGCCGCCGCAAGGCGGTTCGTGTTCCTGCTTCTGGATCGCTTCACGATGCTGGCCTTTGCCAGCGCGATCGAACCCCTGCGGATCGCCAATCGGATGGTCGGCCGCGAGGTCTATCGCTGGAAGCTGGCCGGAGAAGGCGGGGATGTGGCGATCTGCTCTAATGGCGCGGCGTTCAAGCTGGATCTGGGCCTCGACGAAATCGACCGGGACGACGTGCTGCTGGTCTGCGGCGGTATGGATGTGCAGAAGGCGACGACGCGGGGCGTTCTGAACTGGCTGCGGCGCGAGGCGCGGCGGGGCGTGACCATCGGCGGGCTGTGCACCGGCGCCTACGCCATTGCCAAGGCGGGCCTTCTGGACGGCAAGAAGGCCACCATCCACTGGGAGAACCAGGACGGGTTCCTTGAGGAGTTCGAGGATGTGAAGCTGACGAAATCGGTCTTCGTGATGGACGGCAACCGGTGGACCACGGCGGGCGGCACCTCTTCGCTGGACCTGATGCTGAAGGTGATCGCGGCGGACCACGGCGAGGATGTCGCCAATTCGGTGGCCGACCAGCTGATCTATTCCACCATCCGCACCGATCAGGACACGCAGCGGCTGTCGATCCCGACGCGGATCGGGGTCAGGCATCCGAAGCTGAGCCAGGTGATCCAGATGATGGAGGGCAACATCGAGGATCCGATGTCGCCTGCGGAGCTGGCCGAGTTGGTGGGCATGTCCACGCGGCAGCTGGAGCGGCTGTTCCGGCGCTACCTGAACCGCTCGCCCAAGAGGTACTACATGGAGCTGCGGCTGCAGAAGGCGCGCAACCTTTTGATGCAGACCGACATGAGCGTCATCAACGTGGCGCTGGCCTGTGGCTTTGCCAGCCCGTCGCATTTTTCGAAGTGCTACCGGGCCCATTACAACACCACCCCCTACCGCGAGCGGGGGACGCAGGGCACCGGGGCGCCGGGGACTGGCGTGCGGCTGTCGATCTGA
- a CDS encoding YicC/YloC family endoribonuclease has translation MITSMTGFASQRGQGAGYDWTWDLRSVNGKGLELRLRVPDWIEGLEPAIRTELTKAASRGSVSLTLKVAREAGGAEAATLNTAVLSAAISALAEVEQAAMSAGLTLAPSTPADLLSLRGVLDTAPADEDTTPLRAAILADLPALLFAFNAMRAAEGRALDGIITAQLDRIAALVEDATAAAGDRRIRAEATLRDGLDRLRGAVDSFDEQRVAQELALLAVKADVAEELDRLTAHVAAARALLKDKGPVGRKLDFLMQEFMREANTLCSKAGDLALTRIGLDLKTVIDQMREQVQNVE, from the coding sequence ATGATCACTTCGATGACGGGCTTCGCCAGCCAGCGCGGCCAGGGAGCCGGCTACGACTGGACATGGGACCTGCGCTCGGTCAACGGCAAGGGGCTTGAACTGCGCCTGCGCGTACCCGACTGGATCGAAGGGCTGGAACCGGCCATCCGCACCGAGCTGACGAAAGCTGCCTCCCGTGGATCTGTAAGCCTGACGCTCAAGGTCGCGCGCGAGGCTGGCGGGGCCGAAGCGGCCACACTGAACACTGCCGTGCTTTCCGCCGCCATTTCCGCTTTGGCCGAGGTCGAACAGGCCGCCATGTCCGCGGGCCTGACCCTTGCCCCGTCCACTCCGGCCGACCTTCTGTCGCTTCGCGGCGTACTCGACACCGCGCCTGCGGACGAAGACACAACGCCGCTGCGTGCCGCGATCCTGGCCGACCTGCCCGCGCTCCTGTTTGCCTTCAACGCCATGCGCGCCGCCGAAGGCCGCGCGCTCGATGGCATCATCACCGCCCAACTCGACCGCATCGCCGCCCTGGTGGAGGATGCCACCGCCGCCGCCGGCGACCGCCGCATCCGCGCCGAAGCCACCCTGCGCGACGGGCTCGACCGCCTGCGCGGCGCGGTGGACAGCTTCGACGAACAGCGCGTCGCCCAGGAACTTGCCCTTCTCGCCGTGAAGGCCGATGTCGCGGAAGAACTCGACCGCCTCACCGCCCATGTCGCCGCTGCCCGCGCGCTGCTGAAAGACAAGGGACCGGTCGGCCGCAAGCTCGATTTCCTCATGCAGGAATTCATGCGCGAGGCGAACACGCTTTGCTCCAAGGCGGGCGATCTCGCGCTTACCCGCATCGGGCTCGACCTCAAGACGGTGATCGACCAGATGCGCGAACAGGTCCAGAACGTGGAATGA